TGCTACAAAATATTCCTGACTCAGACGCCATAATAAGGATGGCTGCGGTTTTTCAGGCGCTCCAGTCCGATACCCGTCTTAAGATCCTTTTCCTGTTAAGGCAGGAAGAGATGTGCGTCTGTGAGCTTGAGCAGGCACTTGATGTCACCCAATCCGCAGTTTCACACAGCCTTCGCACTCTCAGGCAGCTTGACCTTGTGCGTGTCAGAAGGGAAGGAAGATTTACGATTTACTATATTGCGGATGAGCACGTCCGCACACTTATTGAGATGTGCCTTGAGCATGTGGAGGAAAAAGCATGAGCCTCGAGTTTCTCAATTCTGTTCTGTCCCTTATTTCAGGCATTCTCCTTGCATCCTGGGAGATCTTCGTCGAAGCGGCTCCCTATCTTGTTTTCGGCTTTGGAATTGCAGGTCTTCTCAATGTCCTGGTGCCTGACCGGAAGATTGTGGATTACCTCGGAGCATCGGCAGGAAAAGTCCGTTCTGTTGTCAATGCATCCTTGGCGGGTCTTCCCCTGCCCTTATGCTCCTGCGGAGTTATCCCTGCAGCTATGTCAATAAGAAAAAGAGGAGCAAATAGGGGTGCAACTCTTTCCTTTCTTATCTCGACTCCAGAAACCGGAGTGGATTCGATAGCAGTTACTTACGCTCTTCTGGATCCTCTTATGGCAGTTTTTCGCCCGTTCGTCGCCCTTATGACTGCCATCCTTGCAGGGCTCGCAGACAACTTTTTGATAGGGGAAGAGACGGGAAAAGAGAACATAAAAAAACAGGAAAATCCCGGAAAAAAGGCAGAAATCCTTGCAGTCTCGACTTTGATAGGGGCTTCTGTACAGGGAAACCATTGCAACCCTTACCCATGCAGTTCCTCTTCATGTAATTGCAATAAACCAGCAGACTTGGTTAACGGGAAAACCGGGCATGTAACAACTCTGGTTAAGGATATAGAGTTAAAGCTTTCAGGGGTAAAATACCTGGGAATCAGTAATAAGCCCGAAGGTATCCGGAATCTTACCCTGGTGAGCCCAGATTTCCAGAAAGATAGCCCTTCATGCGGGTGCGGAGGCTGTGAATGCGAAGAAGAGCCCGTTACAGAGGGAAAAATTGAAAAATCGATAAGAGCCAGACTGATTAAAGGGATAAAATATGCCTATATCGAGCTGCCAGGAGAGATTTCCAGATGGATGTTCATAGGGATCGTGTTTGCAGGAATAATTTCATATGCAGTCCCTGAAAGCCTTATCCAGAATTATCTGGGAAGCGGTTTTGGATCAATGCTTGTAATGCTTCTGGTAGGAATTCCCCTTTACATCTGCGCTACAGCTTCTACCCCACTTGCAGCAAGCCTCGTAGCCAAAGGGATGAGTCCGGGCACAGCTTTTGTTTTCCTTCTTGCAGGTCCGGCAACCAATGCAGCAACTATAACTATGGTTGCCCGCTTCCTGGGAAAACGTTCGGCAGCCCTATATCTGGGAGTGATTTCCCTCTGTGCCCTAGGTGCAGGATTTGTGCTGGACTGGTTCTACCTGAAACTAGGAATAAGCGCGGCCGCAACCGTTGGTACTGCAAAAGAATTGCTTCCCGAAGACATGAAACTGGGTTTTGCGTTTTTGCTTTTGCCTCTGATGCTATACGGAGCTTTTCGCAGTGAGAAAGAATGCGGTTGTTCGGAACGTCACTGAAATCGAAGAAAGAAAATGAAAATAATAAAGAAGATGGAAAAGGTACCAGCATAATATAAATCCTCAAAAATAGAATAACTATCATGCAGGAAAATCCCGAATCTCAAGAAAAAAAGGTAACTAAGGGGAGTTTTTTTGAAGTTCCAGGGGTAGTTAAAGCCGAATCTGAAAGAGGTACGAAACCTGAGAGAAAAACCGATGTGACCAGTGGAAGCGGCGAATCCCTAAAAAGAGAAGAACCGACAAAGAGCGAATTCAAACCTCAAGGAGAACTTGAAACTGGTTATAAAGAAGAATCCTGGGAGAAACCTGAAGGTATGGAAGAGAAAGTCGCAGGAAGTCCCACAATCGAAGAGATAAAAGTCCCAGATGAAAGCGATTTCAAGGCTCCGGGAGAAATTGAAACCGGCTATACAGAGAAATCCTGGACAAAGCCTAAAGAAATGGAAGAGAGAATCATTATAGAACCAGGGGAGAGAAAAGAAGAGGAAGCCAGAGAAAAAGTAAGGGAGGAAGCCAAGGAAATAAGAGAAGAAACTAGGGAAGAGGCCAGGGAAGCGAGAGAAGAAACTAGGGAAGAGAAGCGCACCACTTATACCATGAAAAAGCGCCTGGCTAAAAGCAAGAAAGACCGTATGCTCTTTGGAGTCTGCGGCGGACTGGGGGAATATTTTGAAATTGACCCTACATTCATAAGGCTCGCTTTTGCGGCTCTTGCTTTGCAGGGAGGAATTGGCGTTTTCCTGTATATCCTTCTGGCAATACTTATGCCATCAGGAGAAAGATTTGAAATGGTTCCCAGCACCAAGGGAAGCGATATCCAGCGATGAAACTTTATCCATGCCTGGAAAAATGAGGATTTGAATCGAAAATTTCAATGTTTTCCGGCAAGCGATTTTTCTTAATTTTGCATTTTAATTCAATTTTTTAGCTTTTACTTACTTAATTCTTCGATATCTAAGAGTTTAAGCCTTATTTTGTGAATCTTCGATTTTGCTTATTTTGTGAATCTTCGGTTTTGAATTCAAACGTTTTAAAGTAAAAATTGCGCGTGCTCTAGTAAAGCTGCATCTGTGCCAGAGAGTCTCTACGCACAAAGAGTTGAGTAAGAAAGGAGCACGTAGAGGGAATATGGAGTTTTACAGAAAAAGATAGATGTGTAGAAGATAAGAGAATGAGAGTGTTTTGCTCAGCATTGGAAAATAGTAGAGAATAAAGCGGGCTCGAAGGGATTTGAACCCCCGACGTCTGGGTTAGAAGCCCAGCGCTATATCCTGGCTAAGCCACGAGCCCTCTTTGCTGTTCCTACTGCGGAATACGAAATGAGCCTTCTAACATAAAAGCTTTTTGTATGAACGCGCGAATCAGTACTGTAAAAATCTTAAAAGTATCTACGTCGAAGCGGAATTATAAAATATATTCAGTATATACCGCTATATTTAACGTTTCATCTAAAAGTTACAGTACGGAAAACTTCCCCTCAAGCTTTGAGTTCCGTTAAGAACCCATGCATAACTCGTAACTTCAATGAATGAGAGGAGCGAGCAGTGCAATCAGATTTGTATTAAGGTTATGTTTGATTAAAGTGTCAGGAGAAGAGGTAAACCCTATAAAGTACTAAAATTGTAAAGGATTGTTCGCAAATGAGTGAGTTACTTATTTATCTTGATGGGAACTTTGTTCCCAAATCCGAAGCCAAAGTTTCGGTTTATGACCATGGCTTCCTCTATGGTGACGGTGTTTTTGAAGGAATTAGGGCATACAACGGGCGTGTTTTTAAGTTAAAAGAACATGTTGACAGGCTTTATGACTCAGCAAAAGCAATTGCAATGGACATCCCCCTTACAAAAGAAGAGATGACCGAAATAATCCTTGAGACGCTCAGGAAAAACAACCTTAAAGATGCATATATCCGTCCTATCGTCTCAAGAGGAATCGGGGATCTTGGGCTTGACCCTCGCAAGTGTGAGAAACCCTGTGTGGTTGTTATAGCCCAGGGCTGGGGAGCCATGTACGGTGACCTGTATGAAGTCGGGCTCACAGGAGTCAGTGTCTGTATCCGGAGAAATGCACCTGATGCCCTGTCCCCGAATATCAAATCCCTGAACTACCTGAACAATATCCTTGCAAAAATCGAAGCCAATGAGAAAGGAGGAGACGAAGCTATTTTCCTCGACCAGAACGGTTTTGTGTGTGAGGGCTCTGGGGATAACATCTTTATAGTCAAGAACGATCAGGTTCTTACTCCTAATACAGTCAGTAACCTGAAAGGGATTACCAGGGCTACAGCCATAGAACTCCTGGATGAAATGGGATACAAGACCATTGAAACAAATCTTGGTCTGTTTGACCTCTACACAGCAGATGAGATATTTGTTACAGGAACTGCAGCCGAAGCCGCTCCCCTTACCAGGCTTGATGGAAGGTTAATAGGTACAGGCAAACCTGGGCCGCTTACAAAGAAGATGGTTGAAGCTTTTGAGAAGATAACCCAGAATACGGGCACACCAATTTATAAATAAATCAATCCTCAAGAGCGAAAGGAATAAAAAAGTCAATTAGACCAGGAGGTTTTCCCACCCGGTTATTTGGGAATAAGTGATTAAGTGTCCTTTAATAAGGTTTCTTTAACATAAGTGGTTGAATTTTAGCCCTGGTTTCCTATCGGATTTATTATTTTTATACATGAAAGCCATGACTTAGATATTTAAAGAGAAAATTAAAGAGAAAAACGATCTGTAAAGGCTTGGGTTCAGGATTAAGATTCTGATAAGGAGAAATGTAATATTGCCGGATATAAATAAGAAACTTTATAAAGGGGACTCAAACTATTTTTTGTTTGTAAGACGGGAACATATGTTAACATTTTCCTTTCATCTGCAAATCTCCCTGATCGGGCTTACCCTTATATTTCCTGAGCCTGCTCTTGGTAGTGCAGAATAAGGTCTTCAGCCCATTTAAGAGCTGCAGGCTCGAAGCATATAACAGTTTCTTGGTCAAAAGATCCTTTTGAGGTAAGAAAATCAACAGCCATGAAACGCTCGGTCTTAACCAGCATTGCAATCTTTATATCATCCGTACATAGAAAAAGCTTCTTTTTTTCCCTAGTCAGATAAAGTCTCAGTTCTCCCTCAAAATCAGTTTTCAATCTTTCATAAATTTTTTCTGTTACTATAAGGGTTATTTCGGTATCGTCATCTTTGTTTGCCAGGAAGGTTTCGGAAAATATCGGATGGAATATTGAAGAAAAAGAGAGGATTTTTCTTGATTTCTCTATATTCTCCAGAAAAATGGCAGGAGGCTCAAAGATATTGTCAGGATCAGGTCTAACAATGAAATAGGACTTTAATTCATTAAGCCTCTCAAGGAACTCTCTGGGTAAAGCGGTGAGATCACGTTCCTGCCAGTAACCCGCATTTTCCTCAATGACCTGCAGAGTATCGAGCAGAGGTTCCATTTTTTCAACCAGAATATCCGCAAGAGGAGTTAATCTGTACTCCCTGTCTTCTTGAAGAACCAGATGTTCGTCTTTCAATTTTTTGATTTGAGGAAGCATACCTGTCGGGTTAACGTTCAAAGTGTCTATAATTTCTTCTATCGTTTTCCCCCCATTTTTGAGCAGGAGCAAAAGGTCTTTTCTCTTCTGGGACATAAAGAGCAGGTCTATAAGGGCTTTGTCCATTGATCTCACTTTCCAGATCTCGCACTTCTGCGAAAGATTCATTTTTCCCTTCGATTATTCAGAAAGGATTTATAAAGAAATTTAATATTTATATGAGATACTCTGGAGGTATTTGAAATTAACTTAGTCGCGCCCTCTCAGTATAATAGAAGCTTCCAATTTAGTTTTTAAATATTTCTTTTTAAATCTTATCAGGTTATTTTTTAACCTTTTTCTGTAATGTCTTTTGGCAAGATAAGAAACCTTAAAGTCTATAACCTAAATTATATAGCTCAAATGTAGAACTTGGGAAGTACATACCCTTAACTGGTGAGTATCCTGACCGGATGCGTGAATTCCAGATCAGGGAGGACTTTGCATAGAATCATTTAAATGTGTGCTTACAAACTGGGATTACATTTATAACTTGTGCCGAAAAGTCTCAATCGAAATCAAACGTTCTGGATACGAACCGGACGTTATTATTGCGCTTGCCAGAGGAGGTTGGTTTGCAGGACGAGTGCTCTGCGATTTCCTGGGGCTTGATGATCTATCCAGTCTGAAGATCGAGCACTATGTAGGAACCGCAGCTATCGATACTGGTGAACCTTATATCCGGTACCCTCTCTCAGACAACGTGATAGAGGGCAAAAAGGTACTTATCGTAGATGATATCGTTGATACAGGAGAGAGTATGATAAGTGCTAAGGCTTATGTAGAGAGCCACAATCCAGCAGAAGTCAGGACAGCGTCATTACAATATTTGGGAAGCTCGAAAATCGACCCCGATTATGTAGGAGAACGTCTCGAGGATTGGGCCTGGATTGTCTATCCATGGAACTTCATGGAAGATATGATAAGCATCCTGACAAAGTGCATGAGAAAAGACCCTAAAAAACCCTGGAGTCTTGAGGATCTCAAGCACAGCCTTTACATAAATCATGGCCTGGACTCTGTTGTCTTTGAAATCGCCCAGCCAGGAAGACTTCCGGAAGTCCTGGAAGAAATGGAAAGAGTACGCAGAGTCAGTTCCGAAATCATCAATGGAAAGAAGCACTGGAGGCTTTTGTAAAAAGTCCATTATAACTTTCCTGATCAGCAAGCTAATATGCAGGCTGGCTTCCTGCTTAAAAGTTGGAAGAGATTTACAACCTAAGAGTGTGTTTTACCTTTGCTGGTTGGAGCTATCTCTTTCTTTTAAAACAAAATGTTGTGTCGTAAATACAAATATACATATCTATTCAGGGTATCTTTAAAGTACCCAGAAGATATCATTGTTGTCACTGTATATCCATTAAAATAACGGCCCCGGATACCTAATAGGTCTAATGTACTAAGTACATGATTACATTATTTACATTAAATCATTTATATTATCTATTACCGGTGAATTCATGCCCCACAGATGCACCAGATGCGGAACCATTTTTGAAGACGGAGATTCTGTCATCCTAAGCGGCTGCCCGAACTGCGGCTGGAATAAGTTCCTTTATGTAAAAAAAGAACCCGAAAGTATGGAGAACCAGGGAAGACTCTCTTTGGAAGAACAAAAGCTGGATCTGGAATCTTCTCTGGATGAAGTTGTCAGAAATATTGATGAGGCTCTTGCCAGTGAGCAGGAAAATGTGAAACAGGAACCTGAAGCAGAGAGGAGAACAGATGAAGAAAGAGTGGAGTCTGTAAGAATTCTTGGGCCCGGCTCCTACGAGCTTAACTTGGATACTCTTTTTGAAAGAAAGGAGCTTGTCATGGCAATCCGGGAAGAAGGGTCCTATGCCCTGCATTTACCCTCAGTTTTCAATCAAAAAAAAGAAAGAGCAAAACCAAAAAAGCAGAAATAATCTTTAACTTTTTCTGAGATTTCCCGGAAATCTTTTGCCTGCGAATTTTTAAGAATAATTTCCGGTTACGATTATAGAAAAAATCTAAAGGTTTATCCTTTTAGCCTAGAGAGCAAAAATTAACTAATCCTGTCTTCACTGTTCTTTACTCTAAATTTCTCTTTAAGGGCTCCCGGTATAGTTTCAAAATGTTTTCTATATTCAAATGAATTATATATACAAAATTAGGGATTTTCTTTTATTAGAAAAGTTATTCTATCAAGAGTTCAATTTCATGCTTGACACTAGAATTGTTATTATGATCTCTGAGCTGGGATTTAAATGAAAATCGACATTGTCTGTAAAATACTAGTACTTTTAATCTTTCTTGGATTTGCTGTTTTTTCAGGAACTATTGTTCTGGTTGATAACAAGGATGATAAGTGTTCTGGAAAGCAGCTTGTTGAAACTGCTTCTAACGAAAGCTCGCCAAAGGTAATGACAGACGCTCAGGGGAACGGTATGATTCAGAAGATACATCTTCAGGATAATCCTGTTGATTCTAATGGTTACTGGGATGATTCTGAGTCTTTTGTTATTGATATTAAGAAGTTCGAGGAATCTGCTGCAAGCGGAAATATCAGTATTAGATTACTGGAAAGAGACTTTGAGATAGAACTAGATAAGATCACAGTTTCTAATGGAGGCAGGTCCTGTCATTATTCCGGGCAAGTTAAAGGTATGCCCCACAGTAAAGCTGAGTTTTATATCTATGGCGATGTATTTTGTGGCTCGATAGAGTTTTGCGATTTGACGTATACTATCGCGGTAACATCTGAAGAGTACGATGGAAAAACCGTTCATGTAGTATTTTTGATAAATTGGGAAAATGAAAGAGATAAGGTAAAGGATATGTTAATCCTCTAAGTTTCCTGCGTGGCTCGGATTTAACATAAGACTTGTCAGAAACTATGAGAAACATGACTTGCAGATCCTTACCGGTATTTGAGAATAATTTTATTTTTTAGCTTACACTACATCTAGCTTTTTGTTACTTATACAGCAACCCAGTTTATCGCTCTATGTTCTCTCATACCCAGTACATACTGATTTTGATTACAGGTTAAATAGCTGATAATGCAAATATTTATATACCATCAATGCTAACTCTAGGTTACTATCTTATACACACCTCTCCAGCTAATCTTCCGGGTAAAATCGGGCAGGGTTTCTGATCCCTGTCAGAACTACTCAAGACTGGATACATCACAATCTAAAAATAATAGTAGCAAAAATCTGGCGTCATTGCCTTAATATCCCATAAATTTAAATGATCATCAGAGGGGGAAAATGGACCCGGCAAAATTACTTGATATTCTGGGGAATGAAAACCGCAGGAGGATTATACAACTCCTTGCAAGCCGCCCCTGCTATGTCAGTGAGATCTCTGGCAGGTTGGGAGTAGGACCAAAAGCCATAATAAGTCACTTGGATCTGCTTGAGCAGGCAGGAATTATAGAGTGCAGTGTGGATGAACAGAGGCGCAAATACTTCAATATTGCAAATAACATGCGGCTTGAAGTGCTGGTATCCCCGTATACCTATACAGTGACGCTTCACGACATCCATTTTAACAGAGAGAAAGAAGACGAGATTCCTTCAAAAAAGGAAGCTCCCGCCAGGGAAGAATCATCTGCTTTATTACTTAAGTTGAGCAGCAGACTTCAAAAGCTCAAAAAAAGGCAAGAGGAATTGACACAGATGCAGCAACAGCTTCAGGCAGAATACACAGAAATTATGGATCAATGCCTGGATTCAATTGAAAAGGTCGCCACTAATCCTGTAGAGTGTGAGCTTCTATTTGAGCTACTGAAAAATGAAACCACTCTAGCTTCCTTGTGTTACAACCTGCGCCTGCATCCCAGTGTTATTAACGCTAGTCTGATAGACCTTGAAGAGAAGGGGTTTATTGAATATAGTATCAAGAATAACCAGTATTACTGGAAAATACGTGAGACCGGAGTTGAGAATGAATGATTGAAGAAACGAACTTGAGAGTTGCTGAAGCTTATCATAAGGACGTGGGCAGGGGAATTGCAAGAATCGACACCCGGCTGATGCAGCAGATGGGGCTTGTAAGTGGGGACATAATCGAGATCTCAGGAAGAACCAAAACCTATGCGATTGTCTGGCCAAACGTAGAGCGTGACCAGGAAAACCGGATACGAATTGACGGAAATCTGCGCAGCAATGCAAAAGTTGGGATTGATGACAGGGTCACTATCCGGAAAGTCCAGGCAAAACATGCTCAGAGAGTTACCCTTGCTCCTTCCCAGCCTGTAAGACTTGTCGGAGGTGCCCATTACATCCTCAGAATTATCGAGGGAAGGCCCCTGAATAAAGGTCAACAGATAAGGGTGGAAACTGTAAATAACCCACTCACTTTCGTGGTGGTATCAACAAGGCCTGCAGGACCTGTTGTTGTTACCAAGGATACCGAGATTGCCATCAAGGAGAAATCGGTTGAAGAGATTAAGGTTTCAGAAGGTATTTCATACGAAGATATCGGTGGGCTTAAGCGAGAAATTCAGCTTGTTAGGGAAATGATTGAGCTGCCATTAAGGCATCCTGAACTTTTCCAGAAGCTTGGGATTGAGCCTCCCAAAGGAGTATTGCTTCACGGGCCACCTGGTACGGGCAAGACAATGATTGCAAAGGCGGTTGCAAGTGAAACTGATGCCAATTTCATTACTATCAGCGGTCCTGAGATTGTTTCCAAGTACTACGGAGAAAGTGAACAAAAACTCCGTGAGATCTTCGAAGAAGCTGAAAAGGACTCACCTTCTATCATCTTCATAGATGAGATAGATTCCATTGCTCCCAAACGTGGTGAAGTTACGGGAGAACTGGAACGCAGGGTGGTCGCCCAGCTGCTTTCCCTCATGGACGGGCTTAAGTCCAGAGGCGAGGTCATTGTAATAGCTGCCACAAACCGTCCGAATTCAATAGATGAAGCTCTCCGCCGTGGTGGAAGATTTGACAGGGAAATAGAAATCGGAATCCCGGACCGGAACGGCAGGAAGCAGATTCTTTTAATTCACACAAGAGGTATGCCAATTGAACAGGAGGTAAGCCTTGGTGAAATTGCGGATGTAACTCATGGTTTCGTGGGAGCTGATTTAGCTTCCCTGTGTAAGGAAGCTGCAATGCACGCTCTGAGAAGAATAACTCCCGAAATCGATATTGAAGAAGAGATTCCTCAGGAGATTATTGATAACCTCGTAGTTACTAAAGAGGATTTTAGGGAAGCTCTCAAGAATATCGAGCCTTCGGCAATGAGGGAAGTTTACGTTGAAGTCCCACACGTAAGCTGGGATGATATCGGAGGACTCGAGAATGCAAAGCAGGAACTTATTGAGGCTGTAGAGTGGCCCCTGAAGTATCCCGAGATCTTTAGCGCCATCAGTGTAAAACCTCCAAGAGGTATATTGCTTTTCGGACCTCCAGGTACAGGTAAAACCCTGCTTGCAAAGGCTGTTGCCAGTGAAAGCGAAGCTAATTTCATTAGTATCAAAGGTCCGGAACTGCTTAGCAAGTACGTGGGTGAATCCGAACGTGCGATCAGGGAAACCTTCAGGAAAGCAAAACAGGCTGCACCAACGGTTATCTTCTTTGATGAGATTGATTCAATTGCCCCCCAAAGAAGCTCTGTTTCAGATACTCACGTGTCCGAAAGAGTTGTCAGCCAGATTCTTACCGAACTGGATGGAGTAGAAGAACTCAAAGATGTAATCATTGTCGCGGCTACTAATCGTCCAGATATGGTGGATCCTGCTCTGCTGAGACCTGGCCGCTTTGACAGGCTCATTTATATCAAGCCACCTGAGAAAGCTAGCAGGGAAAAGATCTTTGAGATTCATACACAGGGGAAACCTCTTGCAGACGATGTTAACCTTTCAGAACTCGCGGATATGACTGATGGATACGTGGGTGCGGACATTGAGGGAATCTGCAGGGAAGCTGCGATGCTGGCACTTAGGGAGGTAGTTACTCCGGGAGTTAGCAGATATGACATAGAGAAACGGGCAGGAGAAATCAGGATTTCAAAGAGACACTTTGAACGTGCAATCCGCCGTGTAAAGCCAACGACATCCAGAGAAAGTCTTTCGGCTTATGAACAGACTGCGGAACTCTTCGCTAAGTATGCAACTGCGTTTGAGGAGGAAGCTCCTGAAACTGGAGAACAGGAAAAAGAAATCGAACATAAGAATGTTCCGGGCTTCTTTGAGGCTGAATAAGTCAGTCAACTGACAGGTCGGCAAATCCCGACCTTTTATCTCAAGGGCCTGTGAATTACTGATAATAGTAACAGTTAATATCAACAACTGTTTGATTATATTTCCCTAAAAATAAACTACTAATAGATAAATTAATAACGGAGTGATCATATGGACAGATACAGAAGAAAAAGAAGAAGCTTTTTCGATGAGATCTTCGGAATCGATCCGCTTGAGGACATGGATGAAATGTTCGAACGCCTTAGCAGGGCAATGGGTATGAATTTAAAGAACTTCGGGCAGCATCCCTTCGTCTATGGATTCTCTGTAACCCAGAGGCCAGGAGAGGAACCTGAAATCCGTGAATTTGGGAATATTCCTAGGTTTGAACAAACCGAGACCGGAGAAAAGCATTATATTGACACAAGAAGACCCCTGATTGATGTACTGGAAGCCGAGGAGACCGTGCACGTAATTGCCGAGATTCCTGGCATCGAAAAAGAAAATATCAGACTGAACGCAACTGATTTAATACTTGACATCGAAACAATAAATGGGAATCCAAAATATTCCGAACGTGTGGAACTGCCAGTAAAGGTGGACCCCCAGAGTGCGAAAGCCACATACAAAAATGGTGTACTGGAAGTTACCTTTAAGCGGCTGGAGTCCAGTTCCCGAACCTCAATAAATATTGAGTGATCTTTAGGGAATTGCACTGAATGTGCAACAGCACGAGGAAAAGCAGAGGTAATAATGGTGGGCATAAGAAAAAGAAAGGATTTCTTTGAAGATTTTGGATCTGAACTTTTTGACAACCTGGAAGAAATGATCGAAGCCCTCCTGGAAGATATGAGAGAGTCCGGACCCTTCGTCTATGGATTTTCTATCATTCGTCGCCCGGGGGAAGACGCCGAACTCCGGGAGTTCGGAAATATTCCGGA
This region of Methanosarcina flavescens genomic DNA includes:
- a CDS encoding ArsR/SmtB family transcription factor, translated to MQDKCKKVDSKQIANLLQNIPDSDAIIRMAAVFQALQSDTRLKILFLLRQEEMCVCELEQALDVTQSAVSHSLRTLRQLDLVRVRREGRFTIYYIADEHVRTLIEMCLEHVEEKA
- a CDS encoding SO_0444 family Cu/Zn efflux transporter, coding for MSLEFLNSVLSLISGILLASWEIFVEAAPYLVFGFGIAGLLNVLVPDRKIVDYLGASAGKVRSVVNASLAGLPLPLCSCGVIPAAMSIRKRGANRGATLSFLISTPETGVDSIAVTYALLDPLMAVFRPFVALMTAILAGLADNFLIGEETGKENIKKQENPGKKAEILAVSTLIGASVQGNHCNPYPCSSSSCNCNKPADLVNGKTGHVTTLVKDIELKLSGVKYLGISNKPEGIRNLTLVSPDFQKDSPSCGCGGCECEEEPVTEGKIEKSIRARLIKGIKYAYIELPGEISRWMFIGIVFAGIISYAVPESLIQNYLGSGFGSMLVMLLVGIPLYICATASTPLAASLVAKGMSPGTAFVFLLAGPATNAATITMVARFLGKRSAALYLGVISLCALGAGFVLDWFYLKLGISAAATVGTAKELLPEDMKLGFAFLLLPLMLYGAFRSEKECGCSERH
- a CDS encoding PspC domain-containing protein — protein: MQENPESQEKKVTKGSFFEVPGVVKAESERGTKPERKTDVTSGSGESLKREEPTKSEFKPQGELETGYKEESWEKPEGMEEKVAGSPTIEEIKVPDESDFKAPGEIETGYTEKSWTKPKEMEERIIIEPGERKEEEAREKVREEAKEIREETREEAREAREETREEKRTTYTMKKRLAKSKKDRMLFGVCGGLGEYFEIDPTFIRLAFAALALQGGIGVFLYILLAILMPSGERFEMVPSTKGSDIQR
- the ilvE gene encoding branched-chain-amino-acid transaminase, with translation MSELLIYLDGNFVPKSEAKVSVYDHGFLYGDGVFEGIRAYNGRVFKLKEHVDRLYDSAKAIAMDIPLTKEEMTEIILETLRKNNLKDAYIRPIVSRGIGDLGLDPRKCEKPCVVVIAQGWGAMYGDLYEVGLTGVSVCIRRNAPDALSPNIKSLNYLNNILAKIEANEKGGDEAIFLDQNGFVCEGSGDNIFIVKNDQVLTPNTVSNLKGITRATAIELLDEMGYKTIETNLGLFDLYTADEIFVTGTAAEAAPLTRLDGRLIGTGKPGPLTKKMVEAFEKITQNTGTPIYK
- a CDS encoding helix-turn-helix transcriptional regulator, which produces MNLSQKCEIWKVRSMDKALIDLLFMSQKRKDLLLLLKNGGKTIEEIIDTLNVNPTGMLPQIKKLKDEHLVLQEDREYRLTPLADILVEKMEPLLDTLQVIEENAGYWQERDLTALPREFLERLNELKSYFIVRPDPDNIFEPPAIFLENIEKSRKILSFSSIFHPIFSETFLANKDDDTEITLIVTEKIYERLKTDFEGELRLYLTREKKKLFLCTDDIKIAMLVKTERFMAVDFLTSKGSFDQETVICFEPAALKWAEDLILHYQEQAQEI
- a CDS encoding phosphoribosyltransferase, giving the protein MLTNWDYIYNLCRKVSIEIKRSGYEPDVIIALARGGWFAGRVLCDFLGLDDLSSLKIEHYVGTAAIDTGEPYIRYPLSDNVIEGKKVLIVDDIVDTGESMISAKAYVESHNPAEVRTASLQYLGSSKIDPDYVGERLEDWAWIVYPWNFMEDMISILTKCMRKDPKKPWSLEDLKHSLYINHGLDSVVFEIAQPGRLPEVLEEMERVRRVSSEIINGKKHWRLL
- a CDS encoding Zn-ribbon domain-containing protein, whose amino-acid sequence is MPHRCTRCGTIFEDGDSVILSGCPNCGWNKFLYVKKEPESMENQGRLSLEEQKLDLESSLDEVVRNIDEALASEQENVKQEPEAERRTDEERVESVRILGPGSYELNLDTLFERKELVMAIREEGSYALHLPSVFNQKKERAKPKKQK
- a CDS encoding ArsR/SmtB family transcription factor translates to MDPAKLLDILGNENRRRIIQLLASRPCYVSEISGRLGVGPKAIISHLDLLEQAGIIECSVDEQRRKYFNIANNMRLEVLVSPYTYTVTLHDIHFNREKEDEIPSKKEAPAREESSALLLKLSSRLQKLKKRQEELTQMQQQLQAEYTEIMDQCLDSIEKVATNPVECELLFELLKNETTLASLCYNLRLHPSVINASLIDLEEKGFIEYSIKNNQYYWKIRETGVENE
- a CDS encoding CDC48 family AAA ATPase, with translation MIEETNLRVAEAYHKDVGRGIARIDTRLMQQMGLVSGDIIEISGRTKTYAIVWPNVERDQENRIRIDGNLRSNAKVGIDDRVTIRKVQAKHAQRVTLAPSQPVRLVGGAHYILRIIEGRPLNKGQQIRVETVNNPLTFVVVSTRPAGPVVVTKDTEIAIKEKSVEEIKVSEGISYEDIGGLKREIQLVREMIELPLRHPELFQKLGIEPPKGVLLHGPPGTGKTMIAKAVASETDANFITISGPEIVSKYYGESEQKLREIFEEAEKDSPSIIFIDEIDSIAPKRGEVTGELERRVVAQLLSLMDGLKSRGEVIVIAATNRPNSIDEALRRGGRFDREIEIGIPDRNGRKQILLIHTRGMPIEQEVSLGEIADVTHGFVGADLASLCKEAAMHALRRITPEIDIEEEIPQEIIDNLVVTKEDFREALKNIEPSAMREVYVEVPHVSWDDIGGLENAKQELIEAVEWPLKYPEIFSAISVKPPRGILLFGPPGTGKTLLAKAVASESEANFISIKGPELLSKYVGESERAIRETFRKAKQAAPTVIFFDEIDSIAPQRSSVSDTHVSERVVSQILTELDGVEELKDVIIVAATNRPDMVDPALLRPGRFDRLIYIKPPEKASREKIFEIHTQGKPLADDVNLSELADMTDGYVGADIEGICREAAMLALREVVTPGVSRYDIEKRAGEIRISKRHFERAIRRVKPTTSRESLSAYEQTAELFAKYATAFEEEAPETGEQEKEIEHKNVPGFFEAE
- the hsp20 gene encoding archaeal heat shock protein Hsp20, translated to MDRYRRKRRSFFDEIFGIDPLEDMDEMFERLSRAMGMNLKNFGQHPFVYGFSVTQRPGEEPEIREFGNIPRFEQTETGEKHYIDTRRPLIDVLEAEETVHVIAEIPGIEKENIRLNATDLILDIETINGNPKYSERVELPVKVDPQSAKATYKNGVLEVTFKRLESSSRTSINIE